Part of the Sphingobium lignivorans genome is shown below.
GGCGCGATGTGGGGCGAAGCCGAGGAAGGGACCAATGGTATCGGCACCTGCCTCTTCGAAGACAAGCCGGTCATCATCCATCGCAATCAGCATTTCGCCAGCCGTAATGTCGGCATCAGTTGCATGGATGCCCCTGTTCACGATCCGCACGGGCGGCTTGTGGGCGCGCTCGATGTGTCGACCTGTCGTGATGACCATGGCCCGGCAATGGCCGAGATGATTGCTGCGCTGGTCCGTGACGCAGCGCGCAAGATCGAGCGTGATTATTTCTGCCGCCATTTCGAAGGGAACCGCATCATATTCCTGTCCGACGATACCGTCGCAGGCACCGCGCTGCTGGCCGTCGATCGCGACGACCTGGTGATCGGTGCCAGCCGGGCGGCCCGACTGCGGCTGGGGCTGAACGACGCCGCTCTGGCTGCGCCGCGCGTGCTTGCTCAGCTGCTTGGAGAAGGCGCCCCGCCCTCATTCGAGGATGCCGACCGGGCGGTGCTTCGCCAGGCATTGGCGCAAGCCGATGGTAATGC
Proteins encoded:
- a CDS encoding GAF domain-containing protein → MLAVAAPVLDHMFRSVGRSGCAVILSDARGVILERRAGDGDAKGFAAAGLVEGAMWGEAEEGTNGIGTCLFEDKPVIIHRNQHFASRNVGISCMDAPVHDPHGRLVGALDVSTCRDDHGPAMAEMIAALVRDAARKIERDYFCRHFEGNRIIFLSDDTVAGTALLAVDRDDLVIGASRAARLRLGLNDAALAAPRVLAQLLGEGAPPSFEDADRAVLRQALAQADGNASKAARLLGIGRATLYRRMARAGLTH